The proteins below come from a single Rhizobium etli CFN 42 genomic window:
- the repA gene encoding plasmid partitioning protein RepA — MQPSLALQDDQEHLPSLLATDAKELSYQLQQHQAKIFPPLSQKTIRTFSPAEAAAFIGIGEGYLRQVAADGHGPDPLANGRRLYSATDMDRIRRVLDERNGTPKYVPARRPGEKLQIVSVMNFKGGSGKTTTAAHFAQFMALRGYRVLAVDLDPQASLSALFGHQPEFDVGEGETIYGAIRYDDPRPIADIVRATYTPNLHLIPGNLELMEFEHETPKAMASGTAETMFFARIGEVLTDIESLYDIVVVDCPPQLGFLTMSALCAATSVLITVHPQMLDVMSMSQFLTMTSELMSVVERAGGRTSYDWMRYLVTRFEPNDGPQSQMTGFMRAIFGNRMLHNAMVKSTAVSDAGVTKQTLYEVERSQFTRGTYDRALESLNLVNGEIEAHIRSTWGRR, encoded by the coding sequence ATGCAGCCGAGTCTTGCTCTTCAAGATGATCAAGAGCACCTTCCGTCGCTTCTGGCAACGGATGCGAAGGAGTTGTCCTATCAACTTCAGCAGCATCAGGCCAAAATCTTTCCTCCGCTATCGCAAAAGACGATCAGGACATTTTCTCCGGCAGAGGCCGCGGCCTTCATCGGCATCGGCGAAGGTTATCTCCGGCAGGTGGCGGCCGACGGCCATGGTCCGGATCCGCTGGCAAACGGACGACGGCTCTATAGCGCAACCGACATGGATCGGATCCGCCGCGTCCTCGACGAGCGGAACGGAACGCCGAAATATGTGCCGGCCCGCAGGCCGGGCGAAAAGCTCCAGATCGTCTCCGTGATGAATTTCAAGGGTGGGTCGGGCAAGACCACGACCGCGGCCCATTTTGCGCAGTTCATGGCGCTCCGGGGCTACCGCGTGCTTGCCGTCGACCTCGACCCGCAGGCCTCCTTGTCCGCGCTGTTCGGCCATCAGCCGGAATTCGACGTCGGCGAGGGCGAAACGATCTACGGCGCAATCCGCTATGACGATCCGCGCCCGATCGCCGATATCGTGCGCGCCACCTATACGCCGAACCTGCATCTCATTCCCGGCAATCTGGAATTGATGGAATTCGAGCACGAGACGCCGAAGGCCATGGCATCGGGCACGGCGGAGACGATGTTCTTTGCCCGTATCGGCGAGGTGCTGACCGATATCGAAAGCCTCTACGACATCGTCGTCGTCGACTGCCCGCCGCAGCTCGGCTTCCTGACGATGTCGGCGCTCTGCGCGGCGACTTCGGTGTTGATCACCGTTCACCCGCAGATGCTCGACGTCATGTCGATGTCGCAGTTCCTGACGATGACGAGCGAACTGATGTCGGTCGTCGAGAGGGCCGGCGGGCGCACCAGCTATGACTGGATGCGCTATCTCGTGACCCGGTTCGAGCCGAATGACGGGCCGCAGAGCCAGATGACCGGCTTCATGCGGGCGATCTTCGGCAATCGCATGCTCCACAATGCCATGGTGAAATCGACGGCCGTTTCCGATGCCGGCGTCACCAAGCAGACACTCTACGAAGTCGAGCGGTCGCAGTTCACGCGCGGAACTTATGATCGGGCGCTGGAGTCGCTGAACCTCGTGAATGGCGAGATCGAAGCGCATATTCGCTCCACCTGGGGAAGGAGATAG